From one Bacteroides eggerthii genomic stretch:
- a CDS encoding PP2C family serine/threonine-protein phosphatase, which translates to MNIEKAIDLLSNGESDERMSGFIKYYANKLWAEYNEYLMNEIVVIENKVKELPIVIPNASIRKPYNAIVSIPCEEMTDITLSGLTEEVQGLIIEKQEDGKSFKISGTPKESGTFDVTLRYKYRGLSVERPYLERMLQIIINPDPRDLWKDIPVPEDIEYPKDNTAKEYVKVAALSDGTPQKDIVAASKRGRSHAQEGKPRDDDFRLYHDEKTNWYVIAVADGAGSAPYSREGSRIACNVAVEHCKEQLADSENFDDDINLYHLDQKSEAAGKAISADIYKIVGNAALKAHKAIAAEAQPKGRKTKEYSTTLLLAICKKYDFGWFVASFWVGDGAICLYNQDNETAMMLGMPDEGEYAGQTRFLTMPEIFSDSNKFYQRMNCRIVPDFTALFLMTDGVSDPKFETDANLKSYDKWNELWADLKENGVELTDDNEEAANQLLNWLDFWSPGNHDDRTIAILY; encoded by the coding sequence ATGAACATAGAAAAAGCAATAGACCTCCTAAGCAATGGAGAATCTGATGAACGCATGAGTGGCTTCATCAAATATTATGCTAACAAGCTGTGGGCTGAATATAATGAATATCTTATGAATGAAATTGTTGTGATAGAGAACAAGGTAAAAGAACTGCCTATCGTTATACCTAATGCGTCTATCAGAAAGCCGTATAATGCGATTGTATCAATACCGTGCGAAGAAATGACCGACATAACATTATCAGGTCTCACAGAAGAAGTGCAAGGGCTTATAATTGAGAAGCAGGAGGATGGCAAATCTTTTAAGATAAGTGGAACTCCCAAAGAAAGCGGAACTTTTGATGTCACGTTAAGATACAAATATCGTGGTTTATCTGTTGAGCGTCCTTATCTGGAACGTATGTTACAAATTATCATCAATCCAGACCCAAGGGATTTATGGAAAGATATTCCTGTGCCCGAAGATATAGAGTATCCGAAAGATAATACGGCAAAAGAATATGTAAAAGTTGCTGCACTTTCCGATGGAACTCCGCAAAAAGATATTGTGGCTGCAAGCAAAAGAGGCCGTTCACATGCACAAGAAGGTAAGCCACGTGATGACGATTTCCGTTTGTATCATGACGAAAAAACGAATTGGTATGTCATTGCCGTGGCCGATGGAGCGGGGTCTGCACCCTATTCCCGTGAAGGTTCAAGAATAGCTTGCAATGTAGCAGTTGAGCATTGTAAAGAACAATTGGCTGATTCTGAAAATTTTGATGATGACATCAATCTCTATCATCTTGACCAAAAATCGGAAGCGGCAGGTAAAGCTATTAGTGCGGATATATACAAAATCGTAGGTAATGCCGCCTTAAAAGCGCATAAGGCAATAGCGGCAGAGGCTCAACCAAAAGGTCGCAAGACCAAGGAATACTCTACAACATTGTTACTGGCTATCTGCAAAAAATATGATTTTGGTTGGTTTGTTGCCTCATTCTGGGTCGGCGATGGGGCAATATGTCTTTACAACCAAGATAATGAAACTGCGATGATGCTCGGTATGCCTGATGAGGGTGAATATGCCGGGCAAACACGTTTCCTTACAATGCCTGAGATATTTTCGGATTCCAATAAATTCTACCAAAGAATGAATTGCCGGATTGTTCCGGACTTTACAGCTTTATTCCTTATGACGGATGGCGTTAGCGACCCCAAGTTTGAAACCGACGCTAATCTGAAGTCTTATGATAAGTGGAATGAATTATGGGCTGACCTTAAAGAGAATGGAGTGGAATTAACGGATGATAATGAGGAAGCTGCAAATCAGTTGTTGAATTGGTTGGACTTTTGGTCACCGGGAAACCATGACGATAGAACCATTGCAATATTGTATTAA
- a CDS encoding helix-hairpin-helix domain-containing protein, with the protein MANKITLTANDGSIVEFYDEIKAQGGVKDVYFSPDKTYVVAFYRKPINANDRERITNIVGIYRQRIFDTPEGNYWKNLFAWPTKMVEWNGKTGIIMPFYDKRFFFSSGPFKGKEKEGKWFASAKLRNKFLPADQKGNWLTNLHMCIKIARAVRRLHAAGLAHSDLSYKNILVDPITGSACIIDDDSLVVPGKFPPEVIGTPDFIAPEVIETKHLALDDKQRKLPSIYTDRHALAVLIYMYLLNRHPLRGGKVNDVNDSGRDEELSMGAKALFIENPTDKSNRVKAQQLSPAELPQGDPAKMPYTICGPYLKKLFDRAFVEGLHDPSKRPSAAEWEDALVKTTDLVQPCQNPNCEAKWFVFDNTTKPKCPFCGQPYHGQLPILNFYYAPSHGKFISENYRLMVYDKQTLYKWHANNLVSPSERTSEADKKPVGDFHFFNNQWILINRNLPDMMDVTEKKPIAIGEYVPLTEGRQILLDKGQGGRLIVVQLVNN; encoded by the coding sequence ATGGCAAATAAAATAACTCTGACAGCAAATGACGGAAGTATCGTTGAGTTTTATGATGAAATAAAAGCTCAAGGTGGGGTTAAGGATGTTTATTTTAGTCCTGACAAAACCTATGTTGTCGCTTTCTATCGCAAGCCAATCAATGCTAATGACAGAGAGCGTATCACCAATATTGTTGGTATCTATCGCCAGCGGATTTTCGATACTCCAGAGGGGAATTATTGGAAAAATCTGTTTGCATGGCCTACAAAAATGGTAGAATGGAATGGAAAGACAGGCATCATAATGCCATTTTATGACAAAAGGTTCTTCTTTTCTTCAGGACCATTTAAAGGTAAAGAAAAAGAGGGAAAATGGTTTGCTTCCGCTAAATTGCGTAACAAATTTTTGCCTGCTGACCAAAAAGGAAATTGGCTGACTAACCTTCATATGTGTATCAAGATTGCACGTGCTGTCCGACGACTCCATGCGGCAGGATTGGCACATTCGGATTTGTCTTACAAGAACATACTGGTTGACCCGATTACAGGAAGTGCATGTATCATTGATGATGACAGTTTAGTAGTTCCGGGCAAATTTCCTCCTGAGGTTATAGGTACACCAGATTTCATTGCCCCTGAAGTCATTGAGACCAAGCATCTTGCATTAGATGATAAACAACGGAAACTACCGAGTATCTATACAGACCGTCATGCATTAGCTGTCCTGATATATATGTACCTGCTTAATAGGCATCCGTTAAGAGGCGGCAAGGTGAATGATGTCAATGACAGTGGACGTGATGAGGAATTGTCTATGGGTGCAAAAGCCTTGTTTATTGAGAATCCAACAGACAAGTCCAATAGGGTTAAAGCCCAGCAACTATCCCCTGCCGAGTTGCCACAAGGCGACCCTGCAAAGATGCCATATACTATTTGTGGCCCGTATCTGAAGAAATTGTTTGACCGTGCTTTCGTAGAAGGTTTGCACGACCCGTCAAAGCGTCCGAGTGCAGCGGAATGGGAAGATGCCTTAGTCAAGACAACCGATTTGGTACAGCCATGCCAGAATCCTAATTGTGAAGCCAAGTGGTTTGTATTTGACAACACTACCAAGCCTAAATGCCCGTTTTGTGGCCAGCCATATCACGGACAATTGCCGATATTGAATTTTTATTATGCTCCCTCACATGGCAAATTCATATCGGAAAATTATCGTTTGATGGTATATGACAAGCAAACTCTGTACAAATGGCACGCAAATAATTTAGTATCTCCAAGTGAACGGACATCTGAAGCTGACAAAAAGCCTGTTGGGGATTTTCATTTCTTCAATAATCAGTGGATTCTGATAAATCGCAATCTTCCTGACATGATGGATGTTACAGAGAAGAAGCCTATCGCTATAGGCGAATATGTGCCGCTAACAGAAGGAAGGCAGATATTGCTTGACAAAGGACAGGGAGGACGACTCATTGTTGTTCAA